A window from Fragaria vesca subsp. vesca linkage group LG5, FraVesHawaii_1.0, whole genome shotgun sequence encodes these proteins:
- the LOC101303619 gene encoding uncharacterized protein LOC101303619 — MPRMSGREQPDSHVQTQGDVHKFESIPATAGTSTEHSVIDMGDHGLDPKPVENPKVQQVVALPDKGAGKLVGQALHQTSNPNVTDKKSSDTEFRKPSGEQSATHMDAPQGPDEGNLDKSKSNLLDDQSVTDNADTSPNVEEESQEVGDESNDSKKKLRLPKKKKSPSNNPKKGNEKRSGVRQGVNIACTLVLGEAQQSQDADDDEERPSESEPHDEDEELIAGASNNPDENVEQPNADEQDAEERDDKPLTPQNAEESPIGEESNDTKQKLRLPNKKKPPSRVAKKGNEKRSGVHQGVNVARTLVLGEAQQSQDADDDEERASESEPHDEDEELIAGASNNPDENVEQPDADEQDAEEREDKPLTPQNAEEIPIGEESNDTKQKLRLPNKKKPPSRVAKKGNEKRSGVRQGVNVARTLVLGEAQQSQDAEDDEERASESEPHDKDEELIAGASNNPDENVEQPDADEQDAEERDDKPLTPQNVEESPIGEESNDTKQKLRLPNKKKPPSRLAKKEDKERSRVRQGVNVARTSVLDEAQQSQDGDDDEERASESEPHDEDKELIAGASNNTDENVEQPTADEQDVKHDDKPFSHQTETHSRDSRQNMEEGSDAVGEESNYSKQNLHLPKKKKSPRSGAKKGNTQPYGVCQVLNPPNIYDPKEVENSQVGDNDEEQNESGPQDDEEPYESEPQDNDEELIPGGSNITDEIVEQPTTDEQEADEHDNKRLSHQTWTSNRDSGQNVEKGFNAAGEESSYSKKKLRLPKKKKSLSSGEKKGDEKRYGVRQVLNVSSTFSQDEPEQSQDGDNNEEQVRELDAQDNDKALFLGGLTSADEKVEHSTADEQEADECDDKTFSHQTETNNRNSGQNVEEGSNAVIEELNDSKNKSSLAKKKRSPSSGAKKGNEKSSSSNVAKKENEQPYGIRQVLSPASIFDSEGVEKSQDDNINEEQCELLEPQDGEEPYESEPHDDEEPYEEVQPQPNEEQSRRQEDDNDDVEVEESECVHDSEESNSCANDSSRVMISLDDLGGKLKVSDPFSSARGSKQALSKAMGVVGDDYKDGKAKVHELKSGGLNKDSQGQQHHTQIRGAKKPLNFGKIGTTASDSDPGKALIIFDNEDDKVEESEPFASNVDSYLGQLQTSAPGIEQSPNIFQNLTSTIDDDPAEGLKSLRDGHYKGKKAVHQLSKDSRRIKGQIIPPNRSEIVTTKSGDDLGKGMESLGGNQGEGSEKDGSSKDVPGSGQTSRGTQQLSNLVQILTATNEGDPNPKPGVYEDDKEYLSLEEPSPGEMEPSTDDQSASVTVDDDDPDVLQFHNNEYDEESAESNKDAPPGKPLSLPRTTNLRGKRRA, encoded by the exons ATGCCGAGAATGTCTGGGAGGGAGCAACCTGACTCTCATGTACAGACACAAGGAGATGTTCACAAGTTTGAGAGCATCCCCGCAACCGCAGGAACATCCACTGAGCACAGTGTGATTGATATGGGCGATCATGGTCTAGACCCAAAACCAGTTGAAAATCCAAAGGTACAACAGGTGGTGGCTCTTCCAGATAAAGGTGCTGGTAAGCTTGTAGGACAAGCTTTACATCAAACCAGTAACCCAAATGTGACAGACAAGAAGAGTTCAGATACAGAGTTCCGCAAGCCTTCCGGTGAACAAAGTGCAACACACATGGATGCTCCTCAAGGTCCAGATGAAGGAAACTTGGACAAGAGCAAAAGCAATCTTCTAGACGACCAGAGTGTGACTGACAATGCAGATACATCTCCAAATGTGGAGGAAGAATCTCAGGAAGTTGGAGATGAATCAAATGACTCCAAAAAGAAATTGCGCTTACCCAAGAAGAAAAAATCTCCAAGCAATAATCCAAAGAAGGGAAATGAAAAGCGTTCTGGAGTCCGTCAAGGTGTGAATATTGCATGTACTTTGGTTCTGGGTGAGGCACAACAATCTCAAGATGCTGACGACGATGAAGAGCGACCAAGTGAATCAGAACCTCATGACGAGGACGAAGAATTGATTGCGGGTGCTTCAAACAATCCAGATGAAAATGTAGAACAACCTAATGCAGATGAGCAAGATGCAGAGGAGCGCGATGACAAGCCTCTGACTCCCCAAAATGCAGAGGAAAGTCCAATTGGTGAAGAATCAAATGACACCAAACAGAAATTGCGCTTGCCAAATAAGAAAAAACCTCCGAGTAGAGTTGCAAAGAAGGGAAACGAAAAGCGTTCTGGAGTCCATCAAGGTGTGAATGTTGCACGTACATTGGTTCTGGGTGAGGCACAACAATCTCAAGATGCTGACGACGATGAAGAGCGAGCAAGTGAATCAGAACCTCATGACGAGGACGAAGAATTGATTGCAGGTGCTTCAAACAATCCAGATGAAAATGTAGAACAACCTGATGCAGATGAGCAAGATGCAGAGGAGCGCGAGGACAAGCCTCTGACTCCCCAAAATGCAGAGGAAATTCCAATTGGTGAAGAATCAAATGACACCAAACAGAAATTGCGCTTGCCAAATAAGAAAAAACCCCCGAGTAGAGTTGCAAAGAAGGGAAACGAAAAGCGTTCTGGAGTCCGTCAAGGTGTGAATGTTGCACGTACATTGGTTCTGGGTGAGGCACAACAATCTCAAGATGCTGAAGACGATGAAGAGCGAGCAAGTGAATCAGAACCTCATGACAAGGACGAAGAATTGATAGCTGGTGCTTCAAACAATCCAGATGAAAATGTAGAACAACCTGATGCAGATGAGCAAGATGCAGAGGAGCGCGATGACAAGCCTCTGACTCCCCAAAATGTAGAGGAAAGTCCAATTGGTGAAGAATCAAATGATACCAAACAGAAATTGCGCTTGCCAAATAAGAAAAAACCTCCGAGTAGACTTGCAAAGAAGGAAGATAAAGAGCGCTCTAGAGTCCGTCAAGGTGTAAATGTTGCACGTACTTCGGTTCTGGATGAGGCACAACAATCTCAAGATGGTGACGACGATGAAGAGCGAGCAAGTGAATCAGAACCTCATGACGAGGACAAAGAATTGATTGCGGGTGCTTCAAACAATACAGATGAAAATGTAGAACAACCTACTGCGGATGAGCAAGATGTAAAGCATGATGACAAGCCTTTCAGTCACCAAACAGAGACACATAGTAGGGATTCCCGTCAAAATATGGAGGAAGGATCTGATGCAGTTGGAGAAGAATCAAATTACTCCAAACAGAATTTGCACCTACCCAAGAAGAAAAAATCTCCGCGTAGCGGTGCAAAGAAGGGAAATACACAACCTTATGGAGTTTGTCAAGTTTTGAATCCTCCAAATATTTATGATCCAAAAGAGGTAGAAAATTCTCAAGTTGGTGACAACGATGAAGAGCAAAATGAATCGGGACCTCAAGACGACGAAGAGCCATATGAATCGGAACCTCAAGACAATGACGAAGAATTGATTCCGGGTGGTTCAAACATTACAGATGAAATCGTTGAACAACCTACAACGGATGAGCAAGAAGCAGACGAGCATGATAACAAGCGTCTCAGTCACCAAACTTGGACAAGCAACAGAGATTCTGGTCAAAATGTAGAGAAAGGATTTAATGCAGCTGGAGAAGAATCAAGTTACTCCAAAAAGAAATTGCGCCTTCCCAAGAAGAAAAAATCTCTGAGTAGTGGTGAAAAGAAGGGAGATGAAAAGCGTTATGGAGTCCGTCAAGTCCTAAATGTTTCAAGTACTTTTAGTCAAGACGAGCCAGAACAATCTCAAGATGGTGACAACAATGAAGAGCAAGTAAGGGAGTTAGACGCACAGGACAATGACAAAGCATTGTTTTTGGGTGGTCTAACTAGTGCAGATGAAAAGGTCGAACATTCTACTGCGGATGAGCAAGAAGCAGACGAGTGCGATGACAAGACTTTCAGTCACCAAACAGAGACAAACAACAGAAATTCTGGCCAAAATGTGGAGGAAGGATCTAATGCAGTTATCGAGGAACTAAATGACTCCAAAAATAAATCGAGCTTAGCCAAGAAGAAAAGATCTCCGAGTAGTGGTGCAAAGAAGGGAAATGAAAAGTCTTCTTCAAGCAATGTTGCAAAGAAGGAAAATGAACAACCTTATGGAATCCGTCAAGTTCTGAGTCCTGCAAGTATTTTTGATTCGGAAGGGGTAGAAAAATCTCAAGATGATAACATCAATGAAGAGCAATGTGAATTATTGGAACCTCAAGACGGCGAAGAGCCATATGAATCAGAACCTCATGACGACGAAGAGCCATATGAAGAAGTACAGCCTCAGCCTAATGAAGAACAATCAAGAAGGCAAGAAGATGACAACGACGATGTAGAAGTGGAAGAATCTGAATGTGTACATGATAGTGAAGAATCGAATTCATGTGCAAATGATTCAAGCAGGGTAATGATTTCTTTAGACGATCTAGGAGGCAAGCTTAAAGTATCCGATCCATTTTCTTCTGCTCGAGGAAGTAAACAGGCTCTGAGTAAAGCAATG GGTGTTGTTGGTGATGATTATAAAGATGGCAAAGCAAAAGTACATGAACTGAAATCAGGTGGTTTAAATAAAGATTCGCAAGGACAACAACATCATACTCAGATACGAGGGGCAAAGAAGCCTTTGAATTTTGGAAAAATTGGGACTACCGCAAGCGACAGTGATCCAGGAAAGGCACTGATTATTTTTGACAATGAAGATGACAAAGTAGAAGAGTCAGAACCATTTGCCTCAAATGTAGATTCATACTTGGGCCAACTGCAGACTAGTGCTCCAGGAATTGAACAGTCTCCCAATATTTTCCAAAATTTAACCAGCACAATTGATGATGATCCAGCTGAGGGATTGAAGTCTCTTAGAGATGGTCATTACAAAGGCAAAAAAGCAGTACATCAGTTGAGCAAAGACTCACGCAGGATCAAGGGTCAGATTATACCTCCTAATCGCAGCGAAATTGTGACTACCAAAAGTGGTGATGATCTAGGCAAGGGAATGGAGTCTCTAGGAGGTAACCAAGGAGAAGGATCAGAAAAAGATGGCTCAAGTAAAGATGTGCCCGGTTCCGGTCAGACTAGTAGAGGAACACAACAGCTTTCCAATCTTGTGCAAATTTTGACAGCAACAAATGAAGGTGATCCAAATCCAAAACCGGGAGTTTATGAAGATGACAAAGAATATTTGAGCCTCGAAGAACCTTCTCCTGGTGAAATGGAGCCTTCAACAGATGATCAAAGTGCCTCTGTGACTGTTGATGATGATGATCCAGACGTGCTACAATTTCATAACAATGAGTACGACGAAGAATCAGCTGAATCAAATAAAGATGCACCCCCTGGAAAGCCTCTTTCTCTTCCTCGTACCACAAATCTCAGAGGAAAAAGAAGAGCCTGA
- the LOC101303336 gene encoding uncharacterized protein LOC101303336 yields MGDYHDILSLTRILVYGPKSKADVDSVMESKELEKFPDGDDEQRANLMDMGFKALGDASHLGPYLYCTILAGGILPWGVRPTNQELTRRAVCCRGTVMVEAMVVKMER; encoded by the exons ATGGGTGACTACCATGACATACTAAGCCTTACAAGGATTCTTGTTTATGGTCCCAAGAGCAAAGCAGACGTTGACAGTGTTATGGAAAG TAAGGAACTTGAGAAGTTCCCTGACGGTGACGATGAGCAACGTGCGAACCTCATGGACATGGGTTTTAAAGCTCTAG GAGATGCATCACATTTAGGTCCCTACCTCTACTGCACTATACTAGCTGGAGGAATTCTTCCATGGGGCGTGCGACCAACCAATCAAGAGCTGACAC GTAGAGCAGTATGTTGCCGAGGTACGGTAATGGTAGAGGCGATGGTGGTGAAGATGGAGAGGTGA